The proteins below are encoded in one region of Halalkalicoccus jeotgali B3:
- the meaB gene encoding methylmalonyl Co-A mutase-associated GTPase MeaB has protein sequence MSGGDTDLVGDLLDGRYRALARAITRIENRSPGYRDLVAALHEHTGDAEVIGITGSPGAGKSTLVDKLAKAYRDEGLTVGVIAVDPSSPYTGGAVLGDRIRMASTTGDMDTFVRSMSARGQLGGLSTATGDAITAFDAFGIDRIIVETVGAGQNEVDIVRTADTVAVLVQPESGDDIQMLKAGILEIGDVFVVNKADMPGADRTVKQLSEMLEGRDNGEWTPEIVETVATSGEGLDALVETFADHRTYLESSGTLEAKARTRYAEEVRTLLREDAGRLLEGEIERRGGIEELVDRIVARETDPYTVADEIIEPLAECLAREEAEPSPR, from the coding sequence ATGAGCGGCGGCGACACGGACCTCGTTGGAGACCTGCTCGACGGCCGATATCGGGCGCTCGCGCGGGCGATCACGCGGATCGAGAACCGTTCGCCGGGCTATCGCGATCTGGTGGCCGCGCTCCACGAGCACACGGGCGACGCCGAGGTCATCGGGATCACGGGCAGCCCCGGCGCGGGCAAGTCCACCCTCGTCGATAAACTCGCGAAGGCCTACCGCGACGAGGGCCTGACCGTCGGCGTGATCGCCGTCGACCCATCCTCGCCCTATACGGGCGGGGCGGTGCTGGGCGACCGGATCCGCATGGCCTCGACCACGGGCGATATGGACACCTTCGTCCGCTCGATGAGCGCCCGCGGGCAGTTAGGCGGACTCTCGACGGCGACCGGCGACGCGATCACGGCCTTCGACGCCTTCGGGATCGACCGGATCATCGTCGAGACGGTCGGTGCGGGTCAGAACGAGGTCGACATCGTCCGGACCGCCGACACGGTCGCCGTGCTCGTCCAGCCCGAAAGCGGCGACGACATCCAGATGCTCAAAGCCGGGATCCTCGAAATCGGCGATGTCTTCGTGGTGAACAAGGCCGACATGCCCGGTGCCGACAGAACCGTGAAACAGCTCTCGGAGATGCTCGAAGGCCGCGATAACGGCGAGTGGACCCCCGAAATCGTCGAGACGGTCGCGACGAGCGGCGAGGGGCTCGATGCCCTCGTCGAAACGTTCGCGGACCATCGAACCTATCTCGAATCCTCGGGCACGCTCGAAGCGAAAGCCCGCACCCGGTATGCCGAGGAGGTGCGTACCCTGTTACGTGAGGACGCCGGCCGTCTGCTGGAGGGTGAGATCGAGCGCCGCGGCGGGATCGAGGAGCTGGTCGACCGGATCGTCGCCCGCGAGACCGATCCCTACACCGTGGCCGACGAGATCATCGAGCCGCTGGCGGAGTGTCTCGCCCGCGAGGAAGCGGAACCCTCGCCACGGTAG
- a CDS encoding cobalamin B12-binding domain-containing protein, whose protein sequence is MSVEEDQRAIRCLVAKVGLDGHDRGAHVISRAFRDAGFEVIYSGLHNAPDEIVQAAVQEDVDVLGISILSGAHNTLVPKIVAGLEEYGAFEDTLIILGGVIPDKDKEPLQEAGVDAIFGPGTPMSDTIEFVRENAPER, encoded by the coding sequence GTGAGCGTCGAAGAGGACCAGCGGGCGATCCGGTGTCTCGTCGCGAAGGTCGGTCTCGACGGCCACGATCGCGGTGCACACGTCATCTCACGGGCGTTTCGCGACGCGGGCTTCGAGGTCATCTACTCGGGGCTGCACAACGCGCCCGACGAGATCGTCCAGGCCGCGGTCCAAGAGGACGTCGACGTACTCGGCATTTCGATCCTCTCGGGAGCGCACAACACGCTCGTCCCGAAGATCGTCGCCGGACTCGAGGAGTACGGCGCCTTCGAGGACACGCTGATCATTCTCGGGGGCGTGATCCCCGATAAGGACAAAGAGCCGCTTCAGGAGGCGGGTGTCGACGCCATCTTCGGACCGGGAACGCCCATGAGCGACACCATCGAGTTCGTCCGCGAGAACGCTCCCGAGCGATGA
- a CDS encoding putative sulfate/molybdate transporter, with translation MAVSVRITGSRRIEFSVDEVTGAVGDSLTVLPIVVALALLTEISLPHVLVAFGVFQIVWGVWYGLPVSVEPMKALAALAIAGALSYAELALAGLVLGVVLLAVGYTGALSVVERWIGEPVVRGIQFAVGLLLLETGVSLAAESPPLAAVGLVVALVVIALGYRNASALVVLGVGAAIALGTAGVPAVQSPGLPPVPALGSALTWGVVDGIVAQFAMTIGNAALATSLLFSDLFDREVPADVLAGSMGVTNLLAVPLGGIPMCHGCDGVAGKYEFGARTGGANVILGIGYLALALVATGALVAAFPVAMLGVLLALVAISLGSSVRKSSNVALSVGIGLLALVWNVGIAFALGICAHLVVERYRRGA, from the coding sequence GTGGCCGTTTCAGTCCGAATCACCGGCTCCCGGCGTATCGAGTTCTCCGTCGACGAGGTGACGGGAGCGGTCGGTGATTCGCTTACGGTGTTGCCGATCGTCGTCGCGCTGGCGCTGTTGACCGAGATCTCGCTTCCCCACGTCCTGGTCGCCTTCGGGGTCTTCCAGATCGTGTGGGGCGTGTGGTACGGCCTGCCCGTTTCGGTCGAACCCATGAAGGCGCTGGCGGCGCTCGCGATCGCCGGGGCGCTCTCGTATGCGGAACTCGCGCTGGCGGGCCTCGTGTTGGGCGTCGTGTTGCTGGCGGTCGGCTATACGGGCGCGCTCTCGGTCGTCGAGCGCTGGATCGGCGAACCGGTGGTTCGCGGGATCCAGTTCGCCGTCGGGTTGCTCCTGTTGGAAACCGGCGTCTCGCTGGCGGCCGAGAGCCCCCCGCTCGCGGCGGTCGGATTGGTGGTCGCACTCGTCGTCATCGCACTCGGCTACAGGAATGCGAGCGCGCTCGTCGTACTCGGGGTCGGAGCGGCGATCGCGCTCGGGACGGCCGGCGTGCCTGCGGTTCAGTCGCCCGGCCTGCCGCCGGTTCCGGCCCTGGGGAGTGCGCTGACCTGGGGCGTGGTCGACGGGATCGTCGCCCAGTTCGCGATGACCATCGGCAACGCCGCGCTCGCGACGTCGCTGCTGTTCTCCGATCTGTTCGACCGGGAGGTCCCCGCCGACGTCCTCGCGGGAAGTATGGGCGTGACGAACCTCCTTGCCGTGCCGCTTGGCGGGATCCCGATGTGTCACGGCTGTGATGGCGTCGCGGGCAAGTACGAGTTCGGCGCACGCACCGGCGGCGCGAACGTGATCCTCGGAATCGGCTATCTCGCGCTCGCCTTGGTGGCGACCGGCGCGCTCGTGGCCGCATTCCCGGTCGCGATGCTCGGGGTGTTGCTCGCACTCGTCGCGATCTCGCTTGGAAGCAGCGTGAGAAAATCCTCGAACGTCGCCCTGTCGGTCGGAATCGGCCTGCTCGCGCTCGTCTGGAACGTGGGAATCGCCTTCGCGCTCGGGATCTGCGCTCACCTCGTCGTCGAGCGCTACCGCCGAGGCGCGTGA
- a CDS encoding ABC transporter permease: MNSFARTRAEFVAAWHSFIRRRTAVFFTFFFPVLLIVIFGALVTTDPTGGGLFTEPPEYYLPGYLAVVVLFTPLSRVGSTVARHRDGNRFEKLATTPLSRTEWLLAHTLVNAILVGVASAILLGVLWLLTDATFVFSPLLLPFVVIGTAVFCGIGAILGRVADSQDGVIAAANTIALPMLFLAETFVPPTLLPEWMGPVIDLLPLTYFSRGVRAATVSGGPWLADLAVLTALAVVFFLVGAYALPETD, translated from the coding sequence ATGAACTCGTTCGCGCGCACCCGAGCGGAGTTCGTCGCCGCGTGGCACTCCTTTATCCGCCGTCGGACGGCAGTCTTTTTCACCTTCTTCTTTCCGGTCCTCCTGATCGTCATCTTCGGAGCGCTCGTGACCACCGACCCCACGGGCGGGGGCCTCTTTACGGAGCCGCCGGAGTACTACCTGCCGGGGTATCTCGCGGTCGTCGTCCTCTTTACCCCGCTGTCGCGGGTCGGGAGCACCGTCGCGCGCCATCGGGACGGCAACCGCTTCGAGAAACTGGCGACCACGCCCTTGAGCAGGACCGAGTGGCTGCTCGCACACACTCTCGTGAACGCGATCCTCGTCGGGGTCGCCAGCGCGATCCTCCTTGGCGTGCTCTGGTTGCTGACCGACGCCACCTTCGTATTTTCGCCCCTCTTGCTCCCGTTCGTCGTGATCGGCACCGCCGTCTTCTGTGGCATCGGCGCGATCCTCGGGCGGGTCGCGGACTCCCAGGACGGCGTGATCGCCGCCGCGAACACTATCGCCCTGCCCATGCTGTTTCTCGCCGAGACGTTCGTCCCGCCGACGCTCCTTCCCGAGTGGATGGGGCCGGTGATCGACCTCCTTCCCCTCACCTATTTCTCGCGGGGCGTGCGCGCGGCTACCGTCTCCGGCGGGCCGTGGCTCGCGGATCTGGCGGTCCTCACGGCGCTCGCAGTCGTCTTCTTCCTCGTCGGCGCGTACGCGCTGCCCGAGACCGATTGA
- a CDS encoding ABC transporter ATP-binding protein, giving the protein MDNALVAEDLSRSYGDTAALDGVSLAVERGEVFALIGPNGAGKTTLVRALTGTTTPDAGEVSVFGAPLGALDENRISLLPQAFSPPERLTGRELLAYYAGLYDESRPVEDVLSEVGMADEADAWYETLSGGQQRRICVGSALVNDPDLLFLDEPTTGIDPAGRRDLWALIGDLADGGTTVLLTTHNMAEAEALADRVGLLADGRLVEVGSPDSLVATHGGESRLVVETDAGPDALAGSGYRVSATRGELTIHGIDPEGIATAVRALERAGVEYESLAWTQPTLEDVYLELADERAPEEPATVGGAQ; this is encoded by the coding sequence ATGGACAACGCGCTCGTCGCCGAGGACCTCTCGCGGTCCTACGGCGACACCGCCGCGCTCGACGGCGTCTCGCTGGCCGTCGAACGCGGCGAGGTGTTCGCGCTTATCGGCCCCAACGGTGCGGGAAAGACCACGCTCGTCCGGGCGCTGACCGGAACGACGACGCCCGATGCCGGCGAGGTGTCCGTCTTCGGCGCCCCGCTCGGCGCGCTCGACGAGAATCGCATCTCGTTACTTCCACAGGCGTTCTCACCACCCGAACGGCTGACCGGCCGCGAACTGCTCGCGTACTACGCCGGCCTCTACGACGAGTCGCGGCCGGTCGAGGACGTGCTTTCGGAGGTCGGAATGGCCGACGAGGCCGACGCGTGGTACGAGACCCTCTCGGGCGGGCAGCAACGCCGGATCTGCGTGGGCTCGGCGCTGGTCAACGACCCCGACCTGCTCTTTCTCGACGAACCCACGACCGGGATCGACCCCGCGGGCCGGCGGGACCTCTGGGCGCTGATCGGCGACCTCGCCGACGGGGGAACGACCGTCCTTCTCACGACCCACAACATGGCCGAGGCCGAGGCGCTCGCCGACCGGGTGGGGCTGCTCGCAGACGGCCGACTCGTCGAAGTCGGTTCTCCCGACTCGCTCGTCGCGACACACGGCGGCGAGAGCCGGCTGGTCGTCGAGACCGACGCCGGACCCGACGCGCTCGCGGGCAGCGGGTATCGGGTCTCGGCCACGCGGGGCGAACTCACGATCCACGGGATCGACCCCGAGGGGATCGCTACGGCCGTACGGGCCCTCGAACGCGCCGGCGTCGAGTACGAATCGCTCGCCTGGACCCAACCCACACTGGAGGACGTCTACCTCGAACTCGCCGACGAGCGGGCCCCCGAGGAGCCGGCGACGGTCGGAGGTGCCCAATGA
- the pstA gene encoding phosphate ABC transporter permease PstA — protein MAGNNAQTQTDDWFDTGGSGDWRGRIFQGVCLGATLFGILMVGVLLVYVTLDAFALTQPNTPRWLDWQFLTSAPSRFPDEAGIYPALIGSIMMMIVVAVATVPIGVGAALYLVEYAPQNRFTELIQLNIANLAGVPSVVYGLLGLALFIRVFTLPYGSVLVGGMAVGLLILPIVIISAQEAIDSVPDSQREASLAMGATRWQTTRNVVLPGALPGILTGTILAFGRAIGETAPLLMIGAAATIYNPPAGFLARFSAMPRQIYTWSAMPSPEFRYGVLAAGVVTLLAVMLSMNAAAILIRNRYQRR, from the coding sequence ATGGCAGGAAACAACGCACAGACACAGACCGACGACTGGTTCGACACCGGTGGCTCCGGTGACTGGCGTGGGCGAATCTTTCAGGGAGTCTGCCTTGGCGCGACGCTGTTTGGCATCCTGATGGTCGGGGTCCTGCTCGTGTACGTTACGCTCGATGCATTCGCGCTCACACAGCCGAACACCCCACGGTGGCTCGATTGGCAGTTCCTGACGAGTGCTCCGTCGCGCTTCCCCGATGAAGCGGGGATCTATCCCGCACTCATCGGGTCGATCATGATGATGATCGTTGTCGCAGTGGCGACGGTTCCCATCGGTGTGGGTGCGGCGCTGTACCTCGTCGAGTACGCCCCGCAGAACCGGTTCACGGAACTGATCCAACTCAACATCGCGAACCTCGCGGGCGTTCCGTCCGTCGTATACGGGCTACTCGGCCTCGCGCTGTTTATCCGCGTTTTTACCCTCCCTTACGGGAGCGTTCTCGTCGGCGGCATGGCTGTTGGCCTACTGATCCTTCCGATCGTCATCATCTCCGCACAGGAGGCGATCGACAGCGTGCCGGACTCACAGCGCGAAGCGTCCCTTGCGATGGGCGCGACTCGCTGGCAGACAACTCGTAACGTCGTCCTGCCGGGGGCCCTTCCCGGTATCCTGACCGGAACGATCCTCGCGTTCGGGCGCGCGATCGGCGAGACGGCCCCACTGTTGATGATCGGTGCGGCCGCGACGATTTATAACCCGCCCGCGGGCTTTCTGGCCCGGTTCAGTGCGATGCCGCGCCAGATCTACACGTGGTCGGCCATGCCGAGCCCCGAGTTCCGGTACGGCGTGCTCGCCGCAGGCGTCGTCACCCTTCTGGCGGTGATGCTCTCGATGAACGCCGCGGCGATCCTGATCCGAAACAGATACCAACGCCGGTAG
- the pstC gene encoding phosphate ABC transporter permease subunit PstC, with the protein MSTETDTLDLEDGASRSLEERVIETLLFISAVISVFVTLGIIYTLTADAIGFFRDVSPLTFLLGSEWSPAIEPNQFGVLPLVTGTLLVTVLSALIAIPVGLAAAIYLSEYASSRIRSVIKPALEVLAGIPTVVYGYFGLVYITPVLDSVGLNVGTFNVLSASIMVGVMIIPMVSSLSEDAMSAVPDELRQAGYGLGATKFEVSTGVVVPAAASGIFSAFILALSRAIGETMIVAVAMGQRSRMFSFESFPGILLESGQTMTAAMVQLGTSDVSAGTTAYSALFAIGLTLFVITFLMNLTAEWVASRYQEEYR; encoded by the coding sequence ATGAGTACGGAAACCGACACACTCGATCTCGAAGACGGCGCCAGCCGTTCGCTTGAAGAGCGAGTGATCGAAACCCTGCTGTTTATCTCCGCTGTGATCTCGGTATTCGTAACGTTGGGGATCATCTATACGCTCACAGCGGACGCGATCGGCTTTTTCCGGGATGTCTCCCCCCTGACGTTCCTCCTCGGGTCCGAGTGGTCGCCCGCGATCGAGCCGAACCAGTTCGGCGTGCTACCGCTCGTCACTGGGACGCTGCTCGTGACGGTACTGTCGGCGTTGATCGCCATCCCCGTCGGGCTCGCCGCAGCGATATACCTCTCGGAGTACGCGAGTTCGCGTATCCGATCGGTGATCAAGCCCGCACTCGAAGTGCTTGCGGGGATCCCGACGGTCGTCTACGGCTACTTCGGGCTCGTATACATCACGCCGGTCCTCGACTCGGTCGGGCTGAACGTCGGGACGTTCAACGTCCTTTCGGCCTCGATCATGGTCGGCGTCATGATCATCCCGATGGTCTCCTCGCTGAGCGAGGACGCGATGAGCGCCGTCCCCGACGAGCTCCGGCAGGCGGGCTACGGGCTTGGCGCGACGAAGTTCGAGGTCTCGACGGGGGTCGTCGTTCCCGCGGCTGCTTCAGGCATCTTCTCGGCGTTCATCCTCGCTCTCTCACGGGCGATCGGCGAGACGATGATTGTGGCGGTCGCAATGGGCCAGCGCTCACGGATGTTCTCGTTCGAGAGCTTCCCGGGCATACTGCTCGAATCGGGCCAGACGATGACCGCGGCAATGGTCCAGCTCGGAACCAGTGACGTTTCGGCCGGCACGACCGCATATAGCGCGCTGTTCGCGATCGGACTGACGCTATTTGTGATTACCTTCCTGATGAACCTCACCGCGGAATGGGTCGCAAGCAGATATCAGGAGGAGTACCGCTAA
- a CDS encoding PstS family phosphate ABC transporter substrate-binding protein, producing the protein MADDPSKTRVEAVSRRELLATGGAAVAISIAGCSGGNGGEGGNGSGGSSSGNGSGSGSVSGQVIIAGSSTVYPISQAMAEEFQRENPDVNISVDSTGTGGGFENAFIPGDSDINGASREISEEEQQAAEENDITPIEMQVGSDALTFAVNNNADWVDCVTFEELAQIWGPNGAQQWSDVRDDWPDQPFELYGPATTSGTFDFFTETVIGEGGSHRSDYESTEQDNIIVQGIEGSENAMGYFGYAYYDENQDRIKGLSIDGGNGSCVEPSLETAQAGDYPLARPLFIYVSESSLQENQAVEEFVRFYINNSSSDLVSEIGYVPANESMVEENLSTIDEVVGGGASGDSGNASNNSNDDSGNASNNSSGA; encoded by the coding sequence ATGGCAGACGATCCAAGCAAGACTCGTGTCGAAGCGGTATCGCGCCGGGAGCTCCTTGCGACCGGAGGGGCGGCCGTTGCGATCTCGATCGCTGGGTGTAGCGGTGGAAACGGGGGCGAGGGTGGCAACGGGTCCGGTGGCTCGTCGAGCGGCAATGGTTCGGGTAGCGGCTCGGTTTCGGGTCAGGTTATCATCGCCGGTAGCAGTACCGTCTACCCGATCTCGCAGGCGATGGCCGAGGAGTTCCAGCGGGAGAACCCCGACGTCAACATCTCGGTCGACTCGACCGGGACCGGTGGCGGCTTCGAGAACGCGTTCATCCCCGGCGATTCGGACATCAACGGGGCCTCGCGAGAGATCAGCGAGGAGGAACAGCAGGCCGCCGAGGAGAACGACATCACCCCGATCGAGATGCAGGTCGGTAGCGACGCGCTGACCTTTGCGGTCAACAACAACGCCGACTGGGTCGATTGTGTCACCTTTGAGGAGCTCGCCCAGATCTGGGGCCCTAACGGCGCCCAGCAGTGGTCCGACGTCCGCGACGACTGGCCGGACCAGCCCTTCGAGCTCTACGGCCCGGCGACCACCTCCGGTACCTTCGACTTCTTCACCGAGACCGTCATCGGTGAGGGAGGCTCGCACCGCTCCGATTACGAGAGCACCGAGCAGGACAACATCATCGTTCAGGGCATCGAGGGCTCGGAGAACGCGATGGGCTACTTCGGATACGCCTACTACGATGAGAACCAGGACCGGATCAAGGGCCTCTCGATCGACGGCGGTAACGGCAGCTGTGTCGAGCCGAGCCTTGAAACCGCACAGGCCGGTGACTACCCGCTCGCCCGACCGCTGTTCATCTACGTCTCCGAAAGCTCGCTGCAGGAGAACCAGGCAGTCGAGGAGTTCGTCCGGTTCTACATCAACAACTCCTCGTCGGACCTCGTCAGCGAGATCGGCTACGTCCCGGCCAACGAGAGCATGGTCGAGGAAAACCTCTCGACGATCGATGAGGTCGTCGGTGGAGGTGCTAGCGGCGACAGCGGCAACGCCAGTAACAACAGCAACGACGATAGCGGCAACGCTAGCAACAACAGCAGCGGCGCATAA
- a CDS encoding aldo/keto reductase, giving the protein MEYHSLGSTGTQVSELCFGTWRFGKESNGTVETDREQAHDLLDTAWEHGVNFIDTANVYGTPNGTSEEYIGEWLAEHDREDFVLASKVYFPFDGWGEPGPNDSGLGRKHIRAQVEGTLDRLGTDYLDLYYVHRFDEDTPIEETLSALDTLVEKGKVNYLGASTMAAWQLTKALWKSEVNSFERFEVTQPLFHAAYRDDVADYLDVAADQDLAVCPYSPLAGGFLTGKYEREGEEVVGPEGSRADLDDRFEDYYVSERGWQVLEEIRAVADEEGATPAQVSLRWLMDQEAFSCTPIVGARTTGQLEENVGAVEVELSDQQRARIDDARYEEEGRRFGH; this is encoded by the coding sequence ATGGAGTATCACAGCCTCGGATCGACGGGCACGCAAGTCTCGGAACTCTGTTTCGGCACCTGGCGGTTCGGCAAGGAGAGCAACGGCACCGTCGAAACCGACAGAGAACAAGCCCACGACCTCCTCGATACGGCCTGGGAGCACGGTGTCAACTTCATCGACACCGCGAACGTCTATGGCACCCCCAACGGGACCAGCGAGGAGTACATCGGCGAGTGGCTCGCCGAGCACGACCGCGAGGACTTCGTGCTCGCCTCGAAGGTCTACTTCCCCTTTGACGGCTGGGGAGAACCCGGGCCGAACGATTCGGGGCTGGGACGCAAGCACATCCGCGCACAGGTCGAGGGCACGCTGGACAGGCTCGGTACTGATTACCTCGATCTGTACTACGTCCACCGTTTCGACGAGGACACGCCCATCGAGGAGACGCTTTCCGCGCTCGATACGCTGGTCGAGAAGGGCAAGGTCAACTACCTCGGCGCGAGCACGATGGCCGCCTGGCAGCTGACGAAGGCGCTGTGGAAGAGCGAGGTCAACAGCTTCGAGCGCTTCGAGGTCACCCAGCCGCTCTTTCACGCGGCGTATCGCGACGACGTCGCGGACTACCTCGACGTGGCGGCCGATCAGGATCTGGCGGTCTGTCCGTACTCGCCACTGGCGGGCGGATTCCTCACCGGCAAGTACGAACGCGAGGGCGAGGAGGTCGTCGGCCCCGAGGGCTCGCGCGCGGACCTCGACGACCGCTTCGAGGACTACTACGTCTCCGAGCGCGGTTGGCAGGTCTTAGAGGAGATCCGCGCGGTCGCCGACGAGGAGGGCGCGACCCCCGCCCAGGTCTCACTGCGCTGGCTGATGGACCAAGAGGCGTTCTCGTGTACGCCGATCGTCGGCGCGCGCACGACCGGCCAACTCGAGGAGAACGTCGGAGCGGTCGAAGTAGAGCTCTCGGACCAGCAGCGCGCACGGATCGACGACGCGCGCTACGAGGAAGAGGGGCGGCGCTTCGGTCACTAA
- a CDS encoding DUF7546 family protein, with the protein MTRTDTLSFDALPERFRPRTATLLYGGLLVNTELAVLLVYHLLADVRVDSVFAVVYPFIWINVGLWAIVRTNPDPRAPRHRYLAGVVAGGYLLALFVLGGLLWTGVPQLPTGVDVSMPSPGIGPVVSYNGPLVRATFVPFLVVGYLALSYLVYATLIDAAGSAIGGVIGLFSCFSCVWPLIAPIFVGAFGSAGTAVATSLQSYVAGTAIFLVTIVLLYWRPFKREHGGDDGENSEERWRRKRRERRG; encoded by the coding sequence ATGACTCGAACCGATACGCTCTCTTTCGACGCGCTCCCCGAACGCTTCCGACCGCGGACCGCGACGCTGCTGTACGGGGGCCTGCTGGTCAACACCGAACTCGCCGTTCTGTTGGTCTATCACCTCCTCGCTGACGTCCGCGTCGATAGCGTCTTCGCGGTCGTCTACCCCTTCATCTGGATCAACGTCGGGCTGTGGGCCATCGTGCGGACGAATCCCGACCCGCGCGCACCGCGCCACCGGTATCTCGCGGGTGTCGTCGCCGGGGGTTACCTCCTCGCGCTGTTCGTGCTGGGGGGGCTGCTCTGGACGGGGGTTCCACAGCTCCCCACCGGGGTCGACGTCTCGATGCCCTCCCCGGGGATCGGACCCGTCGTCTCGTATAACGGCCCGCTTGTCCGCGCGACGTTCGTTCCGTTCCTCGTCGTCGGCTACCTCGCCCTCTCGTATCTCGTCTACGCGACCCTGATCGACGCCGCGGGCTCCGCGATCGGCGGCGTCATCGGCCTCTTTTCGTGTTTCTCGTGTGTCTGGCCGCTGATCGCGCCGATCTTCGTCGGCGCGTTCGGCAGCGCGGGGACCGCGGTGGCTACGAGCCTCCAGTCGTACGTTGCCGGTACTGCGATCTTCCTCGTCACTATCGTCCTGCTGTACTGGCGGCCGTTCAAGCGCGAGCACGGGGGCGATGACGGCGAGAACTCCGAGGAGCGCTGGCGGCGAAAACGACGAGAACGTCGCGGTTAG
- a CDS encoding heme o synthase, producing the protein MGAYLLVIAGATTALTDATAACSTWPACNGGYPFTGAAVTIAWTHRLLAALVGVGVLASAVVGWRTGSTRIRTALGIPAVLYPVQIGIGAVVATTGAPPMVSALHLLIGTAIFGGLLLGLAWSLERRFPTRERDEPLTKSPPTEATPESATPRPTGGLRATLGAYYSLMKPRLMWLLCLVAAAAMTLAAGPNLPVVTIVATLLGGVLAIGASGTFNHVLERDVDQRMKRTADRPLATEIVPVSHALAFGALLGLASLGTFYVFVNALAALLGLTAIVFYSVIYTLVLKPNTVQNTVIGGAAGALPALIGWAAATGEIGLPALVLAGVIFCWTPAHFYNLALAYKDDYARGGFPMMPVVRGERLTRKHIVYYLGATLIAASLLAAVDTLGWLFAATSVVFGAIFLREVMALHREQTREAAMRSFHASNAYLGALLFAIIVDALVL; encoded by the coding sequence ATGGGGGCGTACCTACTGGTGATCGCGGGCGCGACGACCGCGCTCACCGACGCCACCGCCGCGTGTTCGACGTGGCCCGCCTGCAACGGCGGGTATCCCTTTACGGGTGCCGCGGTGACCATCGCCTGGACACACCGACTGCTTGCGGCGCTGGTCGGGGTCGGCGTCCTCGCGAGCGCCGTCGTCGGCTGGCGAACCGGTTCGACGCGGATCCGCACGGCTCTCGGGATCCCCGCCGTCCTCTACCCCGTCCAGATCGGGATCGGCGCGGTCGTCGCAACGACCGGCGCACCCCCGATGGTGTCGGCGCTCCACCTGCTGATCGGGACGGCCATCTTCGGTGGCCTCTTGCTCGGTCTGGCGTGGTCGCTCGAACGGCGGTTCCCGACCCGCGAACGCGACGAACCGCTCACGAAATCGCCCCCCACCGAAGCGACCCCGGAGTCCGCAACGCCACGACCGACAGGCGGGTTGCGTGCGACCCTGGGCGCGTACTACAGCCTGATGAAGCCGCGGCTGATGTGGCTGCTCTGTCTGGTCGCGGCCGCGGCGATGACGCTTGCGGCCGGTCCGAACCTCCCGGTCGTCACCATCGTCGCCACCCTTCTGGGTGGCGTACTCGCCATCGGCGCGAGCGGTACCTTCAATCACGTACTCGAACGCGACGTCGACCAGCGGATGAAACGCACCGCCGACCGCCCGCTCGCGACCGAGATCGTCCCGGTGAGCCACGCGCTGGCGTTCGGTGCGCTCCTGGGGCTCGCTTCGCTCGGGACCTTCTACGTCTTCGTCAACGCGCTCGCGGCCCTGCTGGGACTGACCGCGATCGTCTTCTATAGCGTGATCTACACGCTGGTTCTCAAACCGAACACCGTCCAGAACACCGTCATCGGCGGTGCGGCGGGCGCGTTGCCCGCCTTGATCGGCTGGGCCGCTGCGACGGGGGAGATCGGCCTGCCGGCGCTCGTGCTCGCTGGCGTGATCTTCTGTTGGACGCCCGCGCATTTCTACAACCTCGCGCTCGCGTACAAGGACGACTACGCCCGCGGCGGGTTCCCGATGATGCCCGTCGTTCGTGGCGAGCGCCTCACCAGAAAACACATCGTCTACTATCTGGGCGCGACGCTGATCGCCGCGAGCCTGCTCGCCGCGGTTGACACGCTGGGCTGGCTTTTCGCTGCGACCAGCGTCGTTTTCGGGGCGATCTTCCTGCGGGAAGTGATGGCGCTGCACCGCGAACAGACCCGCGAGGCGGCAATGCGCTCGTTCCACGCCTCGAACGCGTATCTGGGCGCGCTGCTGTTCGCCATCATCGTCGACGCGCTCGTGCTATGA